The following DNA comes from Rhodanobacter sp. AS-Z3.
CTGCAGGCTGCGCAGCGCGCGCGCCTGATTGGTCTGGGTGAGGGTCAGCCCGACCAGGCCGAGAAAGCCCGCGAGCACGAAACTGGTGGCGATCGCCGCACGCGCTGCCAGAGACAGCGGACCGTGCGACGACCCACGCTCATTCGTCGTCGCCGTCGGTGCGCGGGATGGCAAAGCGGTATCCGCGTCCACGTACCGTCTCGATGGGTTTGAGGGTGCCTTCCGGATCAAGCTTGCGCCGCAACCGGCCAATGAACACTTCGAGCACGTTGGAATCGCGGTCGAAATCCTGCTGATAAATGTGTTCGGTGAGGTCGGCCTTGGAGACCAGTTCGCCCGCATGCAGCATCAGGTATTCCAGCACCTTGTACTCGTAGCTGGTGAGGTCAACCAGCTTGCCTTCCACCGTCACCGTCTGCGCGGTGGTGTCGAGCTTGATCATGCCGCAGGCCAGGATCGGCTTGGACCAGCCACTGGCTCGACGCACCAGCGCGTTGATTCGCGCCAACAGCTCCTCGACGTGGAACGGCTTGACCAGATAATCGTCGGCACCGTGCTTCAGGCCTTCGACCTTGTCCTGCCAGCTGCCACGCGCGGTCAGAATCAGGATCGGATAACGCTGCCCAGCCTCGCGCAGCGCCTTGACCAGATCCATGCCGGACATCTTGGGCAGGCCCAGGTCAATGATCGCCAGATCGAACGGCACTTCACGACCGAGGTAGATGCCTTCCTCACCATCCTGCGCTGCATCGACGGCAAAACCGTCCCGCTTCAGGCGTGCCGCCAGCGTCTCGCGCAACGGGGCCTCGTCCTCTACCAACAGGATGCGCATATCAGCGTTTCTCCTTGCGACCCGCGCTTTTCGCGGGCGGATTCTTGTTTGACTGAGTCGAAGGCGAATTCTTGCCCGATTCGGACGAGACCACCACTACTTTGACGTGTCCTTGTGGCGTGAGCACCTTG
Coding sequences within:
- a CDS encoding response regulator transcription factor; amino-acid sequence: MRILLVEDEAPLRETLAARLKRDGFAVDAAQDGEEGIYLGREVPFDLAIIDLGLPKMSGMDLVKALREAGQRYPILILTARGSWQDKVEGLKHGADDYLVKPFHVEELLARINALVRRASGWSKPILACGMIKLDTTAQTVTVEGKLVDLTSYEYKVLEYLMLHAGELVSKADLTEHIYQQDFDRDSNVLEVFIGRLRRKLDPEGTLKPIETVRGRGYRFAIPRTDGDDE